TTGCCGAAGTCCGCTTTGAGTCGGTCAATAGTTTCCGTTTTCATCTCATTTGAAAACGCGTCTCCGTTGAGACTCTGTGCGAGAAATCCGTCCGCTGCCGCTTGTTGATGGAAGGCAGCGGTGTTATAGTAGCCTGCCGATGCAGTGCGTCTGTCGTCGGCTGGACGTTCGTAGAGGAGTCCGAGCGTTTTGGCACCGTAAGCATAAGTCAAGGCGATGCGAGAGGCAAGCCCGTACCCCGTTGATGCTCCGATAACAAGGGCATTCATATCTGTCTCTTTGTGCGGGATGCCGTGCTGGATCTCGCCTATCTGGTTGTTTACATTCGCCTGACAACCTGCTGGATGGGCATTGGTACAGATAAACCCACGTATCCGAGGTTTAACAATTTGAACTGCCATTTTTTTTACTTTCCTTGCGGCGTAATAAGCGTGGTTTCATGCTTAGAGTATTCTCCTCCCGAGTCGCCCTCCACTTCGTTTCGGGCTGCGCTTTCGTGACTCATAATACCGACTTTAAGTTTCCTCAAGAGATTAATCCTCAATTTCGATGACCATTTCAACTTCAACGGGGATCCCGCCGGGCAATTGCACCATGCCGACTGCGGAGCGCGCATGTTTGCCTTTATCGCCAAATACCTCAACGAAGAAATCTGATGCGCCGTTGACGACTGCCGGTTGGTCGATAAAATCGGGTGCTGAATTGACGAACCCAACCACTTTGACGACCCGTTTCACCCTGTCCAAATCACCGAGTGCGTGTTTGAGGGTACTTAATAAGGCGATCGCCACCTCCCGCGCCGATGCGTAGCCTTCTTCAATCGTCGCATCGGTACCGAGTTGACTCTTATAGATTGGACCTTCACCTGTTCCGGGTCCGTGTCCTGACGTAAATATGAGATTGCCGGTCTGCACCGTTGTAACGTAATTCGCTACGGGGACCGCTGGTTCTGGTAGTTCCACACCTAATTCTTCAAGCCTTTGTTCTACTTTCATTGATCCGTCCTTTTAGAAATAGATTATTAGATTCTAATATACCGCAAACACGATATCTTTGGTATAACTCGTAAGTCAAAACTTGCCGTGATCGTTTGCTTTCACCTCTATTATTAAACAGACTTTCGCTAATTTTGTCAAGCAAAGTTTTTGTGCATCCGCAGTATCAAAACGCTACAATTTG
The sequence above is a segment of the Candidatus Poribacteria bacterium genome. Coding sequences within it:
- a CDS encoding RidA family protein; the encoded protein is MKVEQRLEELGVELPEPAVPVANYVTTVQTGNLIFTSGHGPGTGEGPIYKSQLGTDATIEEGYASAREVAIALLSTLKHALGDLDRVKRVVKVVGFVNSAPDFIDQPAVVNGASDFFVEVFGDKGKHARSAVGMVQLPGGIPVEVEMVIEIED